Genomic DNA from Hymenobacter jejuensis:
AGGCCGAACCAATGTTGCCGGACACCATTTCGCCGGTGTTGATGCCGATGGATACCTGCGGCTGGTACGTCGAGCCGTCGGGCAGTATGTTGTGGTTGGCCTGCAGCACGTTACGCACAGCCAAAGCCGCGTCGATGGCACGGTCGAGGTGAAACTCTTCGCGAAATACGGCCATCACGGCGTCGCCCATAAACTTATCAATGCGGCCGCCCTGCGCCATGACCTCCGTTACCATCTGATCGAAATAGGTATTGAGCATCTGTACTACCTCGGTCGGCGACAGGGTTTCCGAGAGCGACGTGAAGCCGCAGATGTCGATAAAAACGACGGTGGCCTGCACCGTTTCGCTGGCCATGAGCGTCTTCTCAAAATCGGGGCGCCCCATAAAGTTGAGCACCGTTTCGTCCACATACATCTTCAGGATGTTGTTTTCCTGAATGGCGCGCAACGTCTCGCGGAGCTGCCTGACCTGCTGCACGGTTTTTTCCATGGTCAGTTCCAAGTCGTTGAAATCCACGGGCTTGCAAATGAAGTCGAAAGCACCCCGGTTCATGGCCGTGCGGATATTTTCCATGTCGCCGTACGCCGATACCATCACGGTTTTGATAATCGGATTGATTTCGGGCAGCTTGCTGAGCAGCGTCAGGCCATCCATCACAGGCATGTTGATGTCGCTCAGGACGATGTCCATATCGGGATGATCGCGCAGGCAGTCCAGGGCTTCTTGGCCGTTGCTGGCAAACACGAACTCGTATATATTCTCCCGAATTTTGCGCCGAAACTTCTGCTTAATGAGCAGCTCTAAATCTGCCTCATCATCGACTACCAGGATTTTAGTTTTCATGGTTCGCTATCAGGATGAGTTTTTCTTTTAGCGCCCCGAAGTCCACGGGCTTGGTCAGGAAGTCGTTGGCTCCCAGCTGCATGGCTTGTTCGTAGCTTTCGTTGTCGCCGTAAGCCGTGATCATCATTACCAAAGGCGCTTGCGGCGGCGGAACGGGTGGGTATTCTTTCTTGATCTGCTTGAGCAATTCTAGGCCGCTCATGCCGGGCATGTTGATATCGGATAAGATCAGGACGACTTCCGAAGCGTGTTCGTGCAGGTACGAGAGCGCCTCCTCGCCGGAGTATGCAAAGGAGAAGGAAAACAGACCGTAACGAATTTCCCGCCGGAAACGCTGCTCAAACAGGACGCGCACGTCCTTTTCATCGTCTACTACCAGTATTTTCATCGATTACAAAGCTAGCTAGTATAATCAGAAGGTTAAGTTGTGTTTTAGGCAGGCAGCGTGATAATAAACTCGGTACCCTCGCCTTCTTGGGTTTTGACCGTAAGGGTGCCGCCGTGGCCTTTGGTGATGATGTCGTAGCTGAGCGAGAGGCCCAGGCCCGTGCCTTCACCCGTGGGTTTGGTCGTGAAGAAGGGCTGAAAGATCTTGGCCCGCACCGCTTCCGGAATGCCCAGCCCGTTGTCGCAGACCCGAATCTCTACTTCCGTCGCCGTGTTGCGATGCGTACTGACCGTAACCGTCGGGGTGTAGCCGGCGTCGGGGCACGCCTCTTTGCGTTTTTGCACGGCGTAAAAAGCGTTGGTAAACAGGTTCAGTAACACGCGCCCAAGGTCCTGCGAAACCACCTCGATCGGCCCGACGGCAGGGTCGAAATCGGTGGCGAGCGTGGCGTTGAAGGTCTTGTCCTTGGCGCGCAGGCCGTGGTAAGCCAGCCGCAGGTATTCGTCGGCGAGGTTGTTTATTTCCGTGGGCTGGCGCTCACCGGTGCTGGCGCGGCTGTGTTCGAGCATGCCCCGTACAATGCTGGCCGCCCGCTGGCCGTGGTGCGTGATTTTCTGGAGGTTCTGCTTCAGGTCGTCCAGCAACTCAGCCTCTAAGCCGGGGTCGCGTTCCGGCCGTTGCTGCTCCTCCTCCAGCTCACTGACCAGTTCCGCCGATACGTCGGAAAAGTTGGTGACGAAGTTGAGCGGATTCTGGATTTCGTGCGCAATGCCAGCCGTCAGCTCGCCTAATGAGGCCATTTTCTCGGCTTGTACCAGCTGGGCCTGCATCGCGCGGAGTTCGGTCAGGGCATCGCGCAATTCTTCGGCTTGCTGGGTGAGCGTAGCGGTTCGTTCGGCCACGAGGCGCTCGAGCTCGGCATTCTGGGCTTCGATGAGCTGCTTGGCTTTTTCTTCTTCTTCGCGCTGCAAACGCTCTTTTTCGAGGTGTTTCTTCTGGTTTCGCGCGATCAGGATGAACGTGATGAGCCAGATGACGGCAAACCCGCGCGAATTATCGAAAAAGCCGTCGTAGCGCTTCAGCAGGTCCCAGTCCGTTACGGCCAGCAGCAGCTCGATGGCCGAGTACAGTACGTATGGCGCAATGGCCAGCAACAGCGTGCGGGCGGGCCGATAGTCGCGCACCTGCACCAGCACCGCTACGACCACCCCAAATACAAAGAGAAAATAGGTTTCGTCTAACTGACTGGTCTTCAGCTTAAAAGCCCACGCAATCAGAAACAGAACAATGGCCGGAATCCAGATGCTGTTGAGAAATTTGTCCCAGCCGGGTAAGCGCTTTGGCAGATCCAGAAAGCGGCGCAACGACCTCACAATCAGCAAGGCAATGGGGATCGCAAACAATATCGCGCCGTTTACACTCATAATCGAAGTCAAGTCGAGAGCCGTGTACTAGTTTACAATCAATTGATAATCAAATATTTACAAAATACAGCTTTCGAGTTGCACGCTGGCAAACAGCCGCTTTGCTCAAAGCTAGCGGGAGCGCCGCGACTATTTCAATTTGACTGTCGAATTATTCTTATCGGAAGCTATATAAGGAATCGGGGCCGCTTCGCGGGATCGGTGCAGCCGCAGTGCTTCATTCTGAAAATTACAGTTTAAAGCAGAATTACACCAGTTGCCCTTACGGATTATCACGGGCGACTTTTTTAGCCGCGTTGGCCCAGCTTTTGGGAACGGGCACCGTAAAAACCACCACGGGGTTGCCCGTCCGCGGTAGGTGCTCGGCGTTTTTTTGCTTTTCCTTTTTCTTCGAAAACAACAGGCCGGCATAATCGCCAATGACGCCAACTGCCGAGGGCAAAGTCAGGCTCACCTGCAGTTTATACTGTGCGTCGGACGAGGTCGGCGCTGCGGCCGGAGAACGGCCCTGCGCCCGGCCGCTTCTTGCAGCTGCTAACAACACAATAAGCACTATAAGTAACCTAACAGGGGCCATAGATGGGATAATAGCGCCATAAAGATGGGCAAAATGCCTTTCCTCTGACACCCGCCATCAACTTTCCATGCCGCGGAATAGCCAGCCTTCTTTGCAACTATTTGTCCTCCTGCAAGATAGATATACTCCAAGTCTTGCATGAGGATGGGTTGTAGCGGTCGCTATTGAATAAAGTGCGGGCGAATCAGGTTTTCGAAAGTAAAAATCTCGTCCCATTTGGCCTGCGTAAGCAAGCGGCGCTCGATTACTGTGATGTCGTACACCGATTTGCCGGTGCGCAGCGCTTCCTTGGCGATGTCGGCCGTGGTCTCGTAGCCCAGCACCGGGTTGAGCTGCGTCACGATGCCGATGCTGTTGCGCACCAACTGCTCGGTGTGTTGGGCGTTGGCCGTAATGCCGATGACGCATTTTTCGCGCAGCGTGTGGCAGGCATTGGTCATATAAGAAATGGCAGTAAACAGAGCAAAGGAGATCACCGGCTCCATGACGTTGAGTTGCAACTGACCGGCTTCGGCGGCCATCGTTACGGTAAGGTCGGCGCCGATCACGTAAAAGGCCGTCTGGTTGACGACTTCGGGCACTACCGGATTGACTTTGCCCGGCATAATGCTGGAACCAGGTTGCAGCGGCGGCAAATTGATTTCGGCCAGCCCGCAGCGCGGACCCGAGGAAAGCAGCCGTAGGTCGTTGCAGATTTTGGATAGCTTCACTGCCGTGCGCTTCAGCACCCCCGACAGTTGCACATACGCCCCCGTGTCGTAGGTCGCCTCAATCAGGTCGCCGGCCAGCACCAGATCCAGGCCGGTCAGCTCGCGCAGGTGCTGGGTTACTAGCTCGGCGTAGCCTGCCGGAGCGTTTACGCGCGTCCCGATGGCGGTAGCCCCCATATTTATCTCACTGATTAACTGGCGACTATCCTGAATACGCAGCAGTTCTTCGCGCAGGTTAGTTGCAAAGGCTTTGAACTCGTCGCCCATGCTCATGGGCACCGCGTCCTGGAGCTGTGTGCGGCCCATTTTCAGCACATTCTGAAACTCCTCCCCTTTCTGAGCAAAAGCATCCGCCAACTGCTCCAGGGCTTGCCGATACCCTACCAGCTTGTTATTCAAAGCGATACGAAAAGCCGTCGGATAGGCATCGTTGGTCGATTGCGAGCAGTTGACGTGGTTGTTGGGGTGGCAGAATTCGTATTCGCCTTTTTGCTTGCCCATGAGTTCCAGGGCTACGTTGGCGATTACCTCGTTGGCATTCATATTCACCGACGTACCTGCCCCACCCTGAATCATATCGGTTAGGAACTGAGTGTTCAGCTCCCCTGTCAGCACCCGGTCACACGCTCGCGTGATGGCCTCGGCAATGGAAGCATCGAGCACGCCCAGGTCGCGGTTGGCCAACGCCGCGGCTTTCTTCACATACGCCAGCGCCTGCACAAACAGCGGCTCGGCATGCAACGGAATGCCCGTGATCATGAAGTTTTCGAGAGCCCGCAGGGTCTGGATGCCATAATAAGCCTGGGCTGGAAGCGCGCGTTCGCCCAAAAAGTCGTGTTCTAACCGGGTGGTTTGCATAGGAAACGGATCAGTGATTGATCGGATTCTACGAAAATTTTCGGTTCAGGACGGAAATAAAAATAGCGGCCTCTTTTGGAGGCCCTTAGCTCGACAGTAAAAATAAGTCCGGCTGACCGCCTCAGTAAAAAAGGCAATTTTTCCTTGTTTATATGTAGTTACATAGAAACACTACTGTAGCTACACACAACTATTTTATAATAGCACTTCGCTGGGGCGCGATAGACAAAATTTAGGCAAAACTTCGGTTGGTCAAATGACTGTCGAGGTTCCACAGGAGGCGATATACCTTATAAAACAGCACTTAAAATGGTGCGACAAAAAATTGAATAAAATGAACAATTTCTAGGTGTCTATATAGCTCGACAATGTGTAAATTTTGGTGCAACGTGCATGACTACAAAAGGTTACATCTAATTTTGTATCAGAAACTGCTCTAATTCTTTCACTACCGCTTCACCTTAAATTCTTTCTCACTTCACCTTTTGCGTATGTTCAGAAAGCAACTTACTAACTCAACCAATCGTCGGACAGCGCCGTATATGGCGGTCCTTTTGTGGGTATTGCTCGTTGCCGGCGTAACCCCCTCCTCATTCGCCCAGCCCAGTGGCACCTCGTTCAGCGGACCGCTCGTTATCACCAAAGGTGGTACTTACAGTGGTAACTGGGAAAGCCAAGATTCAAACACACCTGCAGTAAGCATTAATACGTCTGAACCGGTAATTATCGAGAATTCGATTATCCGCAGCCGTACCATCCTAATCCGGGCCCACCAGTTCGGCAACGACGTAACCGTACGCAACACCAGCGGCTACGCTCTCACGCCCAACGGCGACAACATTCGTCAAGGCCGCTTCTTGGACGCCGGTAACTTCAAAAACATTCGGGTAGAGCACTGCTACATGGAGCAGACTTCCGGCATCTACCTGGCCGATTACCAGGGCGATCACTCGCCTAATCAGACGGTTAAGATTCTCTACAACCAAGCCAAAAACATCGACGGCAGCTACCGTAACGGTGGCCAGGAACGCGTCCAGTTCACTCAATTTGTGAGCGTAAAAGGTATTCGCGGTGTTGAGATTGGTTGGAACCAGGTAATCAACGATCCTTTTAACAGCCGCGTCGAGGAAAATATCAACATGTACCACTCCAGCGGTACGTCGGATAGCCCGATGCAATTCCACAACAACTTCATTCAGGGTGCTTATCCCAGCAATCCTGCTTCTAACACCGACTATGGTGGGGGCGGTATCATGATGGGTGACGGCGCTACCCCCGACCTTGGCGAGTCTTCCGGATTCATCAAAGCATTCAACAACCAGATTCTCAGCACGGCTAACCAAGGCATTTGCGTGGCCGCCGGTCACGACATGGAGATCTTCAACAACCGCATCATTGCATCGGGTTACATGCCGAATGGCGAATACGTTGCTGCACAAGGTGTTGGTATCTACATTCTGAACGGCTCGAGAATGAGCACCTTCTTCAACAACCGGGCCCATGACAACATCATTGGCTATGTAAACAGAAGAACCAACGGTGCCAAAATGCGCAACGATCAGTACCTGCCTGATGCGGCAGAGCCCAGCCGGTACGATCTGAACACAGAACTGCCAAATCCCATTACCCGGGACACCGAAGCCAACGAATTTGCGTTGTGGCAGAAGAAGCTGAAGGACAACAACATAGCGGTTGGTCCGACCAACGGAACGGGTACTCAAACTTCGGCTCCAGCTCCAACGTTGGCTAACCTGCGCCCGGCTGACAACCCGAGTAACGTAGTCAACGGGTTGGCCTACAGCTACCACGAAGGCACTTGGAGCGGCCTGCCCGACTTCAACGGTCAAGCCATCGTGAAGCAAGGCACCGTGTCAACGTTCGATCTGAGCCCGCGCAACCGCAACGACAACTTCGGCTTCCGTTACACGGGCTATATCGAAGTACCCACCGACGGCGAGTACACCTTCTACACCTCCTCCGACGACGGCAGCCAGCTCTTCATCGGTAACCAACTTGTAGTCGACAACAACGGCGTGCACGCCAACCAGGAGCGCGGCGGTGCTATCGGCCTGAAAGCCGGCAAGCACGCCCTGACCGTGACTTACTTCGAACGCGACGGCGGCGAAACCCTGGTTGTGAAATACCAAGGGCCGGGTGTTGACAAGCAAGTGGTGCCTGCTTCGGCATTGTTCCGCAGCGCAACGGCAACTCAGACTCCTAACACGATTTCTACGCCGTCGTCTTCCACGAACCTCGTGGTAAACCCTGGCTTCGAGTCCAACAACGCTGCCGTGCAAAGCCCCAACAACTGGCAAACCTGGGGTGGCCGTACAGGCACCAACTCCGATGCCGATTACACGGAAACGGTAGGCGGCACACATTCGGGTACGTATCATGGGTCGCAGTACAAGACCAGCGCCTACGAGGTGTACACCTATCAGACTATCAGCAACTTGCCTAATGGCACCTACACCTTGCGTGCCTGGACCAAAAGCAGCGGCGGACAGTTTGCTCGGATGCTAGCGAAAAACTACGGTGGCAATGAGCTGCAGGCTACGCCTCCGGTAACCACCGCAAACGGCATCAACGGTTCTTGGTCCCAGATCGAGATCAGAGACATCCAGGTTACCAACGGCAGGTGCGAAATTGGTTTCTACTCTTATGCCAATGCCGGCCAGTGGTTCTTCTTCGACGATGTAGAATTTGTTAGCCAAGGCTCTTCGCTTGTTTCAGCTTCTGCCAGCGCTGCCTTCTCTACACTCGCTGATGCTAAGGCTAGCACCGCTACTCCTACCGGCGTCCAGCTTTATCCGAACCCAGCGCAGGATCATGTTAACATCAGCAGTTCTTTCGCCCAAGCGGGCCAAGCTACTGTAACGATCTCAAACACGCAGGGCAAGCAAGTGGCGCAGTTCAGCCAGAGCGTACAGGCTGGTACAAACCAGTTTTCCGTTCCGACCCAATCGCTGAGCGCAGGCGTATATGTTCTGCAAGTTCAGAGCGGCAAGCAAGTAAGCTCGCAGCGACTGACGATCACGCACTAGATTATCGCTTTACCATAAGCAAAAAGCCCTGCCTCATCGGCAGGGCTTTTTTGCGTTTATACACCTACTGAAACGTCAACTTGGGCAAGGCTTATGAAAGCAATTCGGTTGAAGAGATGCCAACAGTTTGGGCATAAAAAAAAGGGCGACCACCAGCCGCCCCCTTTTCCACAACCAAAACACCTAAAAAACTATTCTTTCATTTCTGTCTCTAACAACTATTGGGCCAAAAGATTAAAGCATGTTCTTTACCCAAGGTTATTTTTT
This window encodes:
- a CDS encoding adenylate/guanylate cyclase domain-containing protein, which gives rise to MKTKILVVDDEADLELLIKQKFRRKIRENIYEFVFASNGQEALDCLRDHPDMDIVLSDINMPVMDGLTLLSKLPEINPIIKTVMVSAYGDMENIRTAMNRGAFDFICKPVDFNDLELTMEKTVQQVRQLRETLRAIQENNILKMYVDETVLNFMGRPDFEKTLMASETVQATVVFIDICGFTSLSETLSPTEVVQMLNTYFDQMVTEVMAQGGRIDKFMGDAVMAVFREEFHLDRAIDAALAVRNVLQANHNILPDGSTYQPQVSIGINTGEMVSGNIGSASIKRLDYTVIGDTVNVSQRLQSVAQPGQIIITEATYKKVKEAFQCVPLREVVLKNKVNPVMIYEVLA
- a CDS encoding response regulator — its product is MKILVVDDEKDVRVLFEQRFRREIRYGLFSFSFAYSGEEALSYLHEHASEVVLILSDINMPGMSGLELLKQIKKEYPPVPPPQAPLVMMITAYGDNESYEQAMQLGANDFLTKPVDFGALKEKLILIANHEN
- a CDS encoding sensor histidine kinase: MSVNGAILFAIPIALLIVRSLRRFLDLPKRLPGWDKFLNSIWIPAIVLFLIAWAFKLKTSQLDETYFLFVFGVVVAVLVQVRDYRPARTLLLAIAPYVLYSAIELLLAVTDWDLLKRYDGFFDNSRGFAVIWLITFILIARNQKKHLEKERLQREEEEKAKQLIEAQNAELERLVAERTATLTQQAEELRDALTELRAMQAQLVQAEKMASLGELTAGIAHEIQNPLNFVTNFSDVSAELVSELEEEQQRPERDPGLEAELLDDLKQNLQKITHHGQRAASIVRGMLEHSRASTGERQPTEINNLADEYLRLAYHGLRAKDKTFNATLATDFDPAVGPIEVVSQDLGRVLLNLFTNAFYAVQKRKEACPDAGYTPTVTVSTHRNTATEVEIRVCDNGLGIPEAVRAKIFQPFFTTKPTGEGTGLGLSLSYDIITKGHGGTLTVKTQEGEGTEFIITLPA
- the aspA gene encoding aspartate ammonia-lyase, with the translated sequence MQTTRLEHDFLGERALPAQAYYGIQTLRALENFMITGIPLHAEPLFVQALAYVKKAAALANRDLGVLDASIAEAITRACDRVLTGELNTQFLTDMIQGGAGTSVNMNANEVIANVALELMGKQKGEYEFCHPNNHVNCSQSTNDAYPTAFRIALNNKLVGYRQALEQLADAFAQKGEEFQNVLKMGRTQLQDAVPMSMGDEFKAFATNLREELLRIQDSRQLISEINMGATAIGTRVNAPAGYAELVTQHLRELTGLDLVLAGDLIEATYDTGAYVQLSGVLKRTAVKLSKICNDLRLLSSGPRCGLAEINLPPLQPGSSIMPGKVNPVVPEVVNQTAFYVIGADLTVTMAAEAGQLQLNVMEPVISFALFTAISYMTNACHTLREKCVIGITANAQHTEQLVRNSIGIVTQLNPVLGYETTADIAKEALRTGKSVYDITVIERRLLTQAKWDEIFTFENLIRPHFIQ
- a CDS encoding PA14 domain-containing protein; protein product: MAVLLWVLLVAGVTPSSFAQPSGTSFSGPLVITKGGTYSGNWESQDSNTPAVSINTSEPVIIENSIIRSRTILIRAHQFGNDVTVRNTSGYALTPNGDNIRQGRFLDAGNFKNIRVEHCYMEQTSGIYLADYQGDHSPNQTVKILYNQAKNIDGSYRNGGQERVQFTQFVSVKGIRGVEIGWNQVINDPFNSRVEENINMYHSSGTSDSPMQFHNNFIQGAYPSNPASNTDYGGGGIMMGDGATPDLGESSGFIKAFNNQILSTANQGICVAAGHDMEIFNNRIIASGYMPNGEYVAAQGVGIYILNGSRMSTFFNNRAHDNIIGYVNRRTNGAKMRNDQYLPDAAEPSRYDLNTELPNPITRDTEANEFALWQKKLKDNNIAVGPTNGTGTQTSAPAPTLANLRPADNPSNVVNGLAYSYHEGTWSGLPDFNGQAIVKQGTVSTFDLSPRNRNDNFGFRYTGYIEVPTDGEYTFYTSSDDGSQLFIGNQLVVDNNGVHANQERGGAIGLKAGKHALTVTYFERDGGETLVVKYQGPGVDKQVVPASALFRSATATQTPNTISTPSSSTNLVVNPGFESNNAAVQSPNNWQTWGGRTGTNSDADYTETVGGTHSGTYHGSQYKTSAYEVYTYQTISNLPNGTYTLRAWTKSSGGQFARMLAKNYGGNELQATPPVTTANGINGSWSQIEIRDIQVTNGRCEIGFYSYANAGQWFFFDDVEFVSQGSSLVSASASAAFSTLADAKASTATPTGVQLYPNPAQDHVNISSSFAQAGQATVTISNTQGKQVAQFSQSVQAGTNQFSVPTQSLSAGVYVLQVQSGKQVSSQRLTITH